The following are from one region of the Lentisphaera araneosa HTCC2155 genome:
- a CDS encoding glycoside hydrolase family 28 protein, with amino-acid sequence MSLAVNAAQYLASENGVKADGVSNNALILQGLIDRCASEGGGTVVIDKGVVVSGAITLKSYVTLEIAKDAVLQNTGDREDYPYVPVDFLSYYPERRAMIYAQNQKHVAVVGKGTIEGRSDKFKARSSESARVSLIRFDGCENVLIKDITLQNASMWTQHYYRCDKVNVSGITVKNYMKNDDGLNIDGCHDVKIDNCDIRSHDDAITLKTCSRRANKNILVTNCRLNSVKSAFKFGTESHAGFINVTARNLKITGGRDAIALFSVDGAKIENILIEEIEIKGTKCPLIVYLGERLREIKGDTQARIVGSVNNLTIRNIKASGAERPIILSGIEGHIIENINLEDLDLQFNKAAISKKSKRKKSKKSNDKALSAYELKIDTKGYPSSSLFGELNAWGTLIRYAKNVQLKNIHFSQDQGINKHVMFIEKAQNILVNKSNVESSEKTIPWVMAKDVESVKVELNWPKDAIWLKSQGDESKGLHLVTEF; translated from the coding sequence ATGAGCTTAGCTGTGAATGCGGCTCAATACCTCGCCTCCGAAAATGGGGTTAAGGCAGATGGTGTAAGTAATAATGCATTGATCCTTCAGGGCTTGATTGATCGATGCGCATCGGAGGGAGGTGGAACAGTAGTTATAGACAAGGGTGTAGTTGTGTCTGGGGCAATTACATTGAAGAGTTATGTAACTTTGGAGATCGCAAAAGATGCGGTTCTACAAAATACCGGAGATAGGGAAGATTATCCCTATGTACCTGTAGATTTTTTATCCTATTACCCAGAGCGAAGAGCGATGATTTATGCTCAAAATCAGAAGCATGTCGCGGTAGTAGGCAAGGGGACAATAGAAGGGCGATCGGATAAGTTTAAGGCGCGCTCCTCTGAGTCGGCGAGGGTTTCTCTTATTCGTTTTGATGGCTGTGAAAACGTACTTATTAAAGACATCACATTGCAAAATGCCTCGATGTGGACGCAGCATTATTATCGTTGTGATAAAGTAAATGTATCGGGTATCACAGTTAAGAATTATATGAAAAATGATGATGGGCTCAATATCGATGGTTGCCATGATGTGAAGATTGATAATTGCGATATCAGGTCACATGATGATGCGATAACCTTAAAGACTTGTTCACGACGGGCAAACAAAAATATATTAGTGACTAATTGTCGCCTGAATTCTGTAAAATCAGCCTTCAAGTTTGGAACTGAAAGCCATGCAGGCTTCATCAATGTTACAGCACGAAATCTCAAGATTACTGGAGGTCGTGATGCCATCGCTTTATTTAGTGTTGATGGGGCCAAGATCGAAAATATCCTTATAGAAGAGATAGAAATTAAGGGTACGAAATGCCCCCTAATTGTTTACCTCGGTGAGCGTTTACGTGAAATAAAGGGAGATACTCAAGCAAGAATAGTCGGCTCGGTCAATAACCTAACAATACGTAATATAAAGGCTAGCGGAGCTGAGAGACCAATTATACTTTCTGGCATAGAAGGACATATCATTGAGAACATCAATCTCGAAGACCTAGACCTTCAATTCAATAAAGCGGCGATTTCAAAAAAGAGTAAGAGAAAGAAATCCAAAAAATCAAATGATAAAGCACTCTCAGCTTATGAGTTGAAAATTGATACCAAGGGCTACCCCTCAAGTAGTTTATTTGGCGAGCTCAATGCCTGGGGTACGTTGATTCGCTACGCAAAAAATGTGCAACTCAAGAATATCCATTTTTCTCAGGATCAGGGGATAAACAAACATGTCATGTTTATTGAAAAGGCGCAAAATATTCTTGTGAATAAATCAAATGTGGAGAGTTCTGAAAAGACGATTCCTTGGGTTATGGCCAAGGATGTTGAATCAGTAAAAGTAGAACTTAATTGGCCGAAAGACGCCATTTGGTTAAAGTCACAAGGTGATGAATCTAAAGGTCTTCATCTTGTTACAGAGTTTTAG
- a CDS encoding prolyl oligopeptidase family serine peptidase gives MKFKNIIVIFGVCLLSLTLTADKKSSKKKFKLDPQVEKLYENLSVDSMPYRLLRPLNFDDNKKYPVIISLHGAGERGKDNKKQLKAWPAQLTEDIIRKDFPCYVVAPQSNSHWEIDRFEKVKNVIQELPAVDKERIYIMGHSMGGHGTFLWIQHDPKYFAAAAPCAGSGRKGREFVKPELIKDLPLWVLHGDKDNIVPYEMSKKLLITMKKLNGNMKLTTWLGAKHGVAQKIIPGDKSAITEMASDRCDPEPDFLTWMFKQSR, from the coding sequence ATGAAATTTAAAAATATTATAGTTATCTTTGGTGTTTGTTTATTGAGCTTAACTCTCACAGCAGATAAGAAGTCATCAAAAAAGAAATTTAAGCTAGATCCGCAAGTTGAAAAGCTATATGAAAACTTGAGCGTTGACTCTATGCCCTATCGTTTGCTACGTCCCTTAAACTTTGATGACAATAAAAAATACCCAGTTATAATTTCTTTGCATGGGGCAGGTGAGCGCGGTAAGGACAATAAAAAGCAGCTCAAAGCTTGGCCCGCACAACTGACTGAGGATATAATACGCAAAGATTTCCCCTGTTATGTTGTGGCTCCTCAATCCAATAGTCATTGGGAGATTGATCGCTTTGAAAAAGTTAAAAATGTTATTCAGGAGCTTCCCGCTGTCGATAAGGAGAGAATCTATATCATGGGTCACTCAATGGGTGGACATGGCACCTTTTTGTGGATTCAGCACGATCCAAAATACTTTGCAGCTGCAGCGCCTTGTGCGGGGAGCGGTCGCAAGGGACGTGAATTTGTGAAGCCAGAACTGATTAAAGACCTTCCTCTCTGGGTTCTACATGGAGATAAAGATAATATTGTTCCCTATGAGATGTCAAAAAAGTTGTTGATTACTATGAAAAAATTAAATGGCAATATGAAGCTCACGACATGGCTTGGAGCCAAGCATGGTGTCGCGCAAAAAATTATTCCCGGGGATAAGTCTGCCATTACAGAGATGGCCTCTGACCGTTGTGATCCTGAACCCGACTTCTTGACCTGGATGTTTAAACAGTCACGATAA